The sequence GAGGTTCCTACGGACGTGGCCGAGGTGCCTGCGGAGCCGGTGGACGTTCCTGGTGAGGCGACTGTGGCACCTCCGGCGCCGAGCGAGGTTTCCGGGGGCTGACCGAACCGACTGCCCGACATCCCCTGGGACGGCCGGAGTGGCCGTCCCAGGGCCCAGGGGAACAGCATTCTGTGACAAACGCTTCGTCGCCGTGGGACGGCGAGTTCAGCCGCTTCTTCGTCGAGCGCGCCCAGAATCTGCGTGCCACGGCCTACATGCTGTGCGGGGACTGGCATCGCGCGGAAGACATCACCCAGGCCGCGTTGACCAAGCTGTATGTGGTGTGGCCGAAACTCGCAAAGCACGACGCCCTTGTCTCGTACGCGCGCAAGGTCGTGATCCGGACATTTCTCGCCGAGAACCGCAGGCTCTGGCGTCGGCGTGAGCGCCTGACGCACGACCTGCCGGAGCAGGTCGCGCACGAAGGCGAGACCGAGCAACGAATGCTGGTGAGGGCAGCGCTCTCCCGGGTGCCACCGCGCCAGCGCGCTGTGCTGGTGCTTCGCTACTGGGAGGATCTGAGCGTGGAGCAGACGGCGGCCGTGCTCGGCTGCTCGAACGGCACGGTCAAGAGTCAGACCGCCCGTGGCCTCGCCGCCCTTCGGCGGGCTCTCGCGCAGAGCGAAGCCGCTGTACCGGACGGAGGTGAACACTGTGTTCGACGATGACGACGTCCGCGCATTGTTGGCCGAGGTCCGCGCCGCGCCGGAACCGCCTCTGTGGCTCGACGGGAGCGAGATCGCCGCGCGCGGCCAGCGCATCAGGCGCAGGCGACGGGTGCTGACGGTCGCAGGAAGCTCGCTGGCCGTTGTCCTTGTCGGTGGACTCGTCGCATTGCTGGCGGCCTCCGCTCCGCGTGAACCCGCACAGCCCGCGACACCGCAGCCTCCCCGCATGTCCGCGCCGGCCTCGGACGTTGCCGGGGGATCGTTCGAGGTCTCCGAGGCGCCGAGCGAAGCTGACGTTCCTCAAGGACCGGAAACGTTCGAGGTTCGTCACCCTCCGAAGGACCAGAAGGAGACCAACTGAGGCGCTGGCAGCCTGCGGATCTGTGAAGTGTCGGTAGGCTGCCGGCCTCGGCCTTTCCGGTTCACTCGGCTCGCGGGTTCGCCTCACGGTGCGAGCACGCGTGTCTCAGTCCTGCCACGGAACCTCTGGCGAGCGGTAGAAGTCGATCCCGCGTTCCTCCCAGCGAGGAGCCTGCTTGCCGAGGCGCTCCCTGAACGCCGTCCAGTCGCGCGCTTCCTGTGGCGACCAGGCGAGTTCCGCCACAGCGGCGAGCCGAGGGAAGGCCATGTACTCGATATGGTCCGATGAGCGCAGGGTCTCCGACCACAGCGGTGCCTCGACGCCCAAGACGGCGTCCTCGCCCACACCGGTGACGTGGTCGCCCGGATTCCACTCGTAGGAGTCGCGGACCTCGATGTACCCGGCCCAGGACAGGCCGAGCGGCGTGTCTGGGTTGTACTTCATGTCCAGATACGTCTTGTTCGCGGGGGACATGATCACCCGATGGCCCCTGGCGACCGCGTCGGCGAGTTCGGCGTTGTCGGTCGAGGTGCCCCAGTACTGGGCCACCGTCGCGGTGGCAGGCTCGGCGCGCACGATCTCGTTCCAGCCGAACGGCCGCTTGCCGTACTTCTCCACGATCGGGAGCACGCGCCTCATGAACAGGCGGTAGTCCTCCGGCGTGGTCACGTGTGCCTCGTCGCCACCGATGTGCAGATACGGTCCCGGTGTCAGCTCCGATACCTCGCGGATGACGTCCTCGACGAACTCGTACGTGATCTCCTTGCCGATGCACAACGAGCTGTATCCGACGGCCATGTCGGTGCGCGGGGGAGGCGCGATGCCGTCGCAGTTGAGTTCCGCGTAGGTGGACAGCGCCGAGTTGGTGTGGCCGGGCATGTCGATCTCGGGCACGACGGTGATGTAGCGGTCGGCCGCGTAGGCGACGATGTCGCTGTACTGCTCTTTCGTGAGGAAACCTGCACCCACGCCGTCAACCCCCGTACCAGGGCCTCCGCCGACCGTGGTGAGGCGCGGCCAGCTCTCGATCTCGATTCGCCAGCCTTGGTCGTCGGTCAGGTGCAGGTGCAGGTGATTGATCTTGAAGCGGGCGAGCTCGTCGATGTAGGACTTGATCTCGTCGGGCGTGTGGAAGTGCCGGGCGATGTCGAGCATCGCGCCCCGGTAGGCGAAGCGCGGGTGATCGATGATCGTGCCGCCGGGAACCGTCCACGCCGTCGTGCGCCGGGCGTTCGCCTCGATGTCCGGCGGCAGCAGTTGCCGAAGCGTCTGGGTGCCCGCGAACAGGCCGGCCGCGGTGTTAGCGCGGATGGTGACTCCGTCGTCCGTGACCTCGATGCGGTAGCCCTCGCGCCCGAGTGTGTCCCCGACGTTGTCGAGCAGAAGCGAGATTCCGGATGGCTTGTGGCTACGGGCGGGCACCACGGGAAGCGGGTAACCGGTCGCTGGCCGCAGAGATTCGGCGAGGAGCAGGCCGACCTTGTGAGCCTCTGCCGAGCGCGGTTCCGTGCGGATGGGTGTCCACGGCGTGAGGCGGTATTCCGCCTCGGCGTCGGGGAAGACCTCCACCGGTGCGGGGACGACGTCGGTGAGAGCGGTCTCCGCCGATGTGGCCGCGCCGGTGGAGGAGGGGTCAGCGGTCGCCGACGTCGCCGTTGTCATCGCGAGAGCGGTGGTAAGCACCACCGCGACTCCGGTCATGGCCCTGGTTCTCCTGCTGCGCACGAGCACCTCCTGGTCAACGGGGTGTCTCCAGGGTCAAGCCCCAGAATTGGTTTAGACAACCCGTCGATCGGGTGAGATCGGAGCGAACTGCGTGCGATTCCCCGCCGCGCTGCGTTCCCGGGAGAGGAACCGGCCCGGTTCGAAGGAGCGCCGGCAGCGGCGTGTCCGCACTTCATGCGCGGGTGTCCGCACCTGGTGTACGGGTCTTTGCAGTTCCGGTCGAGCGGAGTCGGAGGACTCGACACGGAATGAACCCATCTGTACGGGAAGTGCGGACACGCGTACGGGAAGTGCGGACACGGCGCGGGGCTTGCTCGATCAGGTGAAGTCGGCGTGAGGGGAACCGCTCGTGGCAGTCGGCTGCGGAGTGCGATCGCCGCCCACCGTAAGCTCGGGTGTGAAGACAGGCATACTGTCCCTTCGGACGGTGCCGGACTATGCCGGGCGACGCGGCGAAGGAGCGAGGGGTGGAATCGATCGCGAGCGCGTTGCTCTCGTTCGCCTATCAACTCTTCCAGCCAGGAATCTGGCCCGGAGACTGGGCGTGGGCAACGAGCATGGCCGGTGCGCTGATCGGCTTGTTCCCTGTCGGGGCGGCCGTGGGTGTCGCACTGATGCGAAAGTTCACGGGTAACCGCTACGACGGTGGCGCACTGGCCGCGTTGGCCGTTCTCGGGGCTGTCGGCATGCTGCTGATCCCCTGGTTCCTCACCACGGGTGTGTCGAGCGTGTTCCGATCGGTTTTCCGAGGTGACAATGCCGGGCTGTCCGGCATCGAGGTCTCCGCGCTCCGGCAGGACTACGGCATCGGGCGCCAGGACGCGTACCTCGGCGGCGGGCAGAACATCTACGAGACTCTCTTCTACCCGTCCGGCGACGTGCTGTCCTACGGGCTCTCCCTCGTCGGTCTCGTCGGCCTTCCTGTGCTGATCCTGCTGTCCGTGATGCTGCTGGGCCGGATCGCTCTGCGGCGCGGGCCGAAATGGCCGGGCAGGCTCCTGTGGGTGCCGTTCGTGGTCTTCGTGTTCGTGTGCGCCGGTGTGGAGGCCAACACGGCCATCCACCTGTGGCTCGGGTTCCTTCCAGCCACGGTCCTCGGCGTCATCCCTGTGGCCCTCGTCGGACCGCCGAGCTGGTCAACGGTCGAGAACTCCGATCGCCGTCCGGACTCGGCCCAGTCGAAGCACGAGCTGCCGCAGCAACCGGTGCACGTCAATCCACGGGAGCCGGAGACCCCACCGACGCCACCTTCCACACCGCCGCCACCGCCTCCCCCTCCTGCCAAGCAGTACGCGCCGACATCGGTGGCTCCAGCCCCGGAGCCGTCGGCCGAACTGGCTGCCGTTCCGGGACCCGTGCCCACCCCGCCCGGTAGTTCGCAGCAAGGAAGCAGCCGGTTCCGGCGAGTCCGGCGGCTAGGCCACGGGGGCTTCGGCACCGTGTGGGAGGCCGTTGACACGCAACTCGGGCGCACGGTCGCGCTCAAGATCGCCCACGCGCCCGACCCCGATACCGAGGAACGCATGCAGCGCGAGGCAAGGGCGCTGGCCGCGCTCAGCCACCCGAACTGCGTTCGCGTCTACGACCTCGTGACCGAGCCCGACGGCCTCGCGCTCGTGATGGAGTACCTACAGGGCCAGCCGCTGGCCGAGATCGTGGACAACGGCGGCCCGCTCGACGACGTCGCGGCGGGACGGCTGTGGGCCACCATGGCGAGCGCGCTGGCAGCAGCGCACAGCAAGGGCGTGCTGCACCGCGACATCAAGCCGTCCAACATCATCGTCGATCCCGACGGCGTTGCTCACCTCATCGACTTCGGTATCGCCCGTAGCCGTGGCGACTCGAAGCTGACGGCCACCGGCATGATGGTCGGTACCCCCGACTATGTCGCGCCCGAGGCCGCGGCGGGTGCGCCCGCGAGCCCGGCCTCCGACGCCTGGCAGCTCGCGGCCACCGTCAGTTACGCGCTGACGGGCCAGCCGCCTCGCGGCACCAGGGAGACCCCGATGGCGGCGCTCATGGCGGCCGCGCGGGCCGAGGCGCCGACGCACCTGCCGAGGCAGAGCGTGCACACCCGGCTTCTCTCCGCGTCGCTGGACCCGCAGCCGCGCAACCGGCCGACCCTGAACGTGGTCTACCGCGAGGTCGAGGGCTGGCTCTCCCGCGCCGGGACGTCGTCCGATGGTCCGGTGACGAAACTCGTGCCGCGTCAGCAGTGACGCCGTGCCCGGTTCGGAAAGGCACCGGCCACGGCCGCCGCGAGGGACGGACTTACCGGGTTCCGGCAGCCTGCCGCGTCATCGCCAGGACGGCAGCCACAGCTCCGCCTGCCAGCGGTCGTTGGTGATCGGGTCGCCGACGAGGATCGGCCACAGCCACACGAAGTTCGCGACGACCAGACCGACGTAGAGCGAGAGCACGAGCAGGCCGGTTCCCCGCCGTTCCTTGCCGCTTCTCGCGCTGCCGAGGATCTGGCCGAGCACGAGTGTGAGGCCGAGCGCGAGGAACGGCGCGAGCGGAGTGGCGTAGAAGTAGTACATCTGCCGGTCGAGGTTGAGAAACCACGGCAGCAGGCCGGCGAGGTAGCCCACCAGCACGGCGGTGTAGCGCCAGTCGGCGCGGAACACCGAACGCCAGAGGCCCCAGGCCAGCACAGGCAGCGACAGCCACCACATCGCGGGCGTGCCGATGAGCATGGTGGCGCTCACGCACTGCGACTCGCCGCAACCGGTGACGTCCTTGCCCGACTCGTAGTAGTAGAGCATCGGCCGCAGCCCCATCGGCCACGTCCAGGGCTTCGACTCCCAGGGGTGAGGATCGTCCTCCGGCGTGGTCAGGTTGCTGTGGAAGTCGAGCACGTTGGTCGTGTAGAGGAACAGTGAACGCAGCGCGTCGGGCACGAACCCGAACGGCCCCGCGGCGACACCCTCGATCTCGACGTAGTGCCGGTCGGTGGCCGTCTCGCTGGCGAACCATGCCCACCAGCTCCCCAGATACACCAGCAGGGAGATCACGCCGATAGCCCAAATGGCAGGGAGCAGATCCTGCCGCAGCGCGCCGACCCACGGCCTGCGCACCCCCGCCGCTCGGCGCGCGGCGATGTCGAAGGCCACGCAGAGCAGGCCGAATCCGATCACCCAGTAGGCCCCGGACCACTTGACCGCCGTGGCGAGCCCCAGCATGACCCCCGCGCCGAACCGCCACCAGCGGAACCCGAGCCTCGGCCCGTAAGGCGAGGTGCCGATCCAGCCCTCGCGCACCGCGACCGCCAACCGTTGCCGAACCTGGTCGCGGTCGCACAGCAGGCATGCGAACGCGGCGAGCACGAACAGCGCGATGAAGATGTCCAGCATCCCCATCCGCGACTGGAGGTGCAGCACACCGTCGCAGATCACGAGCACACCGGCCACGGCGCCGAGCAATGTGGAGCGCGTTAGCCTGCGTGCGACTCTCACGGTGATCAGAACGATCAGCGCGCCCGCGATCGCCGCGCTGAACCGCCAGCCCCAGCCGTTGTATCCGAAGAGCCATTCACCGATGGCGATGAGCTGCTTGGCCAGGGGAGGGTGAACCACCAGCTCGTAGCCGTAGTTGTCCTCGTACCCGCCGTTGCGCAGCATCTGCCACGCCTGAGGCACGTAGTGTTTCTCGTCGAAAACCGGCGTGCCCTTGTCGGTGGGCACACCGAGATCGACGAGCCGCACGAAGGCTCCGATCGCGGTGAGCACCACCGTGACGATCAACGCGCGGATCCGGTCGCCCGGCATCGGCCTGCCGAGGAGCGTGGCTTCCCGATCGCTCGGAGGCTGCATGATCTGTGGCGCTCGGCCCACGCCGCCCGCCGACGAACGGGTGAGGAGTGCGGTCACGGGCCCCGATCCTACGGGCTAGCCTCTGGGAGCGTGACTCTCGTACTGGCTGCGACCCCACTCGGTGACTCCCGTGACGCCTCGCCACGGCTCGCCGAGGTACTCGCCGATGCGGACGTGGTAGCGGCCGAGGACACCCGACGGTTCAGGGCGCTCGCCACTGCTCTCGGCGTGACGCCCCGTGGCAGGGTCGTGAGTTTCTACGAGGACGTCGAGTCGGCGCGCCTTCCGAAGCTGATGGAGGCGCTGCGCGATGGACGCACCGTCGTGCTCGTCACCGACGCGGGCATGCCGAGCGTGTCCGATCCCGGCTACCGGCTCGTCGCGGCCTGCGTCGAGGAGGGTGTGCGGGTCACGTGCGTTCCAGGGCCGTCCGCCGTGACCACCGCGCTGGCGGTGTCCGGCCTGCCGACGGAACGTTTCTGCTTCGAGGGGTTCGCGCCCCGCAAACCGGGCGAGCGTGCTCGCTGGCTTGCGGAACTGGTGAACCAGCCGCGCACGGCGGTGTTCTTCGACTCGCCCCACCGGCTGGCCACGACGCTGGCGGAGGCCGCCGACGTGCTCGGTGCCGACCGCAGGGCGGCTGTGTGCCGTGAGCTGACGAAGACCTACGAGGAGGTGCGGCGCGGCGGCCTCGGTGAACTGGCGGCGTGGGCGGCGGACGGCGTGCGTGGCGAGATCACGGTGGTGCTTCAGGGTGCCGCGCCGAGGAAGGCCGATCTCGCCGACCTCGTCGCGGAGGTGTGTTCCCGCGTCGAAGCGGGGGAGCGGCTGAAATCGGCTGCGGGTGAGGTGGCGGAGGCTGCCGGGGTATCGAAGAAGGAACTCTACGACGCCGTGCTGAAGAACCGGGGCTGAGCCGATGGCGTGGCTCGTTCTCGTCGTCTCGGGCGTGCTGGAAACCGTGTGGGCCGCTGCCTTGGAGGCGTCGCGAGGTTTCTCCCGGCTGCGGCCGTCGCTGCTGTTCCTCGTGGCGTTGGCGGCGAGCATGGCGGGGCTGGCCTACGCGCTGCGCACCATTCCGGTCGGCACGGGCTACGCGGTGTGGGTGGGAATCGGCGCTGTGGGCACCGCGCTGTACGGCATGGTCGTGTTGAACGAACCGGCGAGCGCGCTGCGCCTTGTTTTCCTCGCGATGATCGTCGGCGGGGTCGTCGGGCTGAAGTTCGCCGGGTGATCCGCCGAGCCTTGCGCCCGGCGTCCACCGGATGCGTGCCGACGCGATCAGTCGAATCTCCGAGTCCGCGCCGTGTCCACCCCGCGCGGTCTCAAGCCCGGCGGGTCCGGATGCGTGAGGTCCTGTCGGCGGTTCGCCCGCATTGTCGTCGCCGATGGCGCTACTGCCTCACCGGATTCCGCTGCGACCTGCTGTGTCAGCGCAATGGGGGTTGGCTGCCATGGCCCGCTCGCCCGGGGAGGACCTGTGAAGGACGGCCCGGCGATCGTGTGGTGTCTGGAGGAGCCGCAGCAGCGGGGCCGCCTTGTGCAGGCACTCCTCCCACTCGGCGTCCGGATCGGAGTCGGCCGTGATGCCGCCGCCGACCCCGAGCCGCGCGGTGCCTCCCGCGATTTCGAAGGTGCGGATGGCCACGTTCAGCTCGAGACCCGCCACGGGGGAGACCGCGCCGATCGCGCCGGTGTAGACGCCCCGCGCCCGCGGCTCCAATTCCGCGACGAGGTCGAGCGCGCGGAGCTTCGGCGCGCCGGTGACCGAACCGGGTGGGAACGTCGCGTGCAGCAGCGTGGCGTCGTCGGTGCCGTCGGTGAGGACGCCCTCCACGGTGGAGTCGAGGTGCCAGACACCGGGTGCTGGACGCACGGCGAGCAGTTCCGGGACGTGGACGCTCCCCACCTCGCAGACCCGCCCGAGGTCGTTGCGCACGAGGTCGGTGATCATCACGTTTTCGGCGACGTCCTTGACCGATCGCCGGAGCTCGGCGGCGAGGTGGTCGTCGTGCGTGCCGCGCCTCGGCCGTGTTCCCTTGATCGGCGACGACCTCACCTGCCGTCCGTGGCGGGCGAGGAACAGCTCGGGTGACATCGACACCACGGCGCCCCAGTCACCGGCGAGGTAGGCGGCGCGGGCAGGACCGAGCCTGCGGACACCCTCGGCGAACAGCGCGGCGGGACAGCCCGCGAACTCGCCGGTCAGCCGCGTGCAGATGTTGGCCTGGAACACCTCGCCCGCGCCGATGGCCTGCACGCACGCCACCACCGCGCTCCTGTGTTCGTCCCGTGAGGGCAGGGGCAGCGTCGTGGGAAGCCAGCCGAGGTCGGTGGGGAGTGCCGCGCCGAGCGTCTCGTCGAGGTCGGCCGCGAGGCCGTGCGGGAACGGTTCACCGTCGGCCAGCAGTGCCTCGAACCACCATCGGCCGTCGCTGTCGAGGCGGAGCACGTGGTCGGCCCAGCCCCACGCCGCACGCGGGAGAGCGCACTGCCTACCGGACGGGTCGGTGAGGTCGTAGGAGAGGTAGCCGAACCAGCCGCCGCCGACGGTGCCAGGCTCGGCGTCGGCCACGCCGGGCAGGTCGGCGACGGTGCCGAACGCGCGTTCGGCACTCACCGGCTCCACTCGCACGGTGGGCGCGATGACCGCCCTGGAGCCGAACCACTCACCACACAGTGCGGCAGGAGGGGGAAGGCGCAGGCGTTCGGCCCTCCGGTGAAGCAGCGCGACAGCCGCGTCCTCGGTCGGCGCGGCCCTCAACGCTGTTCTCACCACTCGCACGCCGGGCATTCTCACCCGTCGCCGCGCACACCTACCGTCGATGGTGTGGTGGGTGTGAGCGAGACGACGCGGATCGGCCTCGTGACCGGGGCCGGTTCGCCGGGCAGAACCGACGAGCGGTTCGGTATCCACGCCACTGATCTCGGCGTCTGCTGGGAGAGTGGTGACGGCAGGGTGCTCGTGGCATTCGGTGACACCTACGGCGAGGGCTGGGGTGGCAGCGGGCCAGGACCGGCGCAAGCCGACTGGCGTCGCAACGTGCTGGCCTGCTCCACCGACCGGGACCTCGCCACAGGTCTGCGACTCGATGGTGTGGTGGCGAGGGCGGACGGCAGTGCCGCGCAGGTGCTGCCGTCGGGAAGGGGCCGCGAGATCACGACGATCCCGAACAGCGGCATCGCCGTGGCAGGCACGCAGTACCTGCATTACATGTCGGTTCGGCAATGGATCAGGCCGGGCGTGTGGCGCACGAACCACGCGGGCATCGCCGTGTCGCACGACGGCGGGAATACCTGGAGCGCCCCACGCGGTGCGCGCTGGCCGAACCGCTGGGGCGGGCATCGGTTCCAGCTCGGCGCGTTCGCGCTCGCCGACGATCACCTGTACCTGCTGGGCACCACCAACGGTCGCTACGGTGACGCGTACCTGGCCAGAGCGGACCCCACCGCGCTGCCTGCCACGCGCGCGTTCCGCTACTGGACGGGCTCGGGCTGGAGCACGCGATGGCATGCGGCCGCTCCCGTGGCGGCAGGCCCGGTGGGAGAGATGTCGCTGGGGTTTCACCGGACGCTCGGCCGATGGTTGCTCATGCACCTCGACGAGACCCGCCGTGGCATCGTGCTCCGTTCCGCGGCGCGACTCACCGGCCCGTGGACCTCCGGTGAGGTGGTGGTCTCCGGTGACGAGTACCCGGCAGTCTACGGCGGCTACCTTCACCCGTGGTCGCTCGACGGCCCCGACCTGTACTACCTGGTGTCGCAGTGGGGGCCGTACAACGTCTATCTCACGCGCAGCAGGCTCGTGCTCGAATGACCGTTCGGTGGCGACGGACACCACTCCGCCTGCGTCACGGCTTCGAAGCGGGGCTGCCACCAACACGACCCGACATTGGTGTTAGTGCGACGACAGTGTCCTTGTCACCACGCGCTACGCCCCTGATCTTCAGAACGGGTTTCGTCCACCATCGCCACAACCCCCGTTATGTCCTCAAAGGACATTTGATAACGGCTGTTTACACCAGGAGGTCGGCGAGGGTGAAGGGGTAGACGAGCCCGTGACGGCCGACGCGGCTGTCACCCGAATGCTCGTGCAGGCCGAGGCGAGGGTGGAACCATCCCGCACGGCCGGGGATGCCGTTGTGCCAGGCCGACCACAACACGACGCCGTCGTCGGCCCACCTCTCCGGCCGGAACCGGTGCAGCCAGTGCTCCACATCGGCGTACACGAGCACACGCCGGAGGACGGCTTCCTGCCGCAGCGTGCGAATCCAGGTGCGGACGAAGCGGTCGTCCACTCCTTCCGCACGGGCGTCCAATGTCGGCGCGAGGGTGCCCGGCGTGAACGCACCGAGCGGTTTGCCGACGCGCACGACGTGTCGTGCCTGGTCTTGGGGTCCGCCCGGCCTGGCACGGTGCCGGAGTCCGGCGTGGATTCCCGCGTTCAGCGCGGCGGTCAGTGAGGCTGCGGCGTCGCGGTCGGCCCAGTTGCTGTTCTCGGTGATGTCGATCGAGGCGAACGTGACGGCGCGGCGGGCTGCCAGCGCCTGCCAGTCCGTGGGCGGGCTGTGCGGGGCGAGGCTGATTCCTGTCACCTCACCCCGCGCGCCGTTCCTCGTCATGGCGGCAGGCTAATGCCGCCGCTCGATTCGTGCGCGCTCAGCCGGACTCGCGGTTGTACAGGCGCTTCGACCAGAGATAGCCGCCGAGGGTGATGACCGCGCACCAGAGCAGCGCCATCCACAGGTGGTTGCCGAGCGGCTTGTCCATCAACAGGCCACGCAGGGTCTCGATGATCGGCGTGAACGGCTGGTACTCGGCGAACCAGCGCAGCCCGGCAGGCATGGAGTCGGTCGGGACGAACCCGCTGCCGAGAAACGGCAGGAGAATGAGCGGCATGGGCAGATTGCTCGCGGTCTCGATGCTCTTGCTCACCTGGCCGAGCGCGACGGCGAGCCAGACGAGAGCGAAGGTCACGGCCACGAGGAAACCCGCTGCGGCCAGCCACCCGCCGAGCCCTGCTGATGGCCGGAAGCCGACGAGAAGCGCGACACCGATCACGATCGCCAGCGCGAACATCGCCTGGAGCACACTGCCCAGCACATGCCCGGTCAGCACCGAGGCACGGGAGATGTGCATGGTGCGGAACCGGCTGATGATGCCTTCGGTCATGTCCATGGCGATCGAGATCGCGGTCCCCTGCACCGTGGACGTCACGGTCATCAAGATGATCGCCGGGGCCACGTAGTTGACGTATTCGGCCCTTCCGGCCGCTGGCCCTCCGAGTCCGGCTCCCAGCGTGCCGCCGAACACGTAGACGAACAACAGCAGGAAGACGACCGGCATCCCGACGAGCATGATGGTCATCGACGGGTACCGCAGCATGCGTTTGAGGTTGCGGCCCAGCATCGTCGCCGAATCGCGCAGAGGGTGGAAGGTCAATTCGGCCGGGGCACGGCCTGCGAGCGCGGGTGTAGTCATCGGGTGGTCACCTTCTCGTCGGTCGGGTTGCCGGTGAGGGCGAGGAACACGTCGTCGAGGTCGGGGGTGTGCACGGAAAGCTCCTCCACCTCGACGGCTCGATCGTCGAGCCGGTCGATCAGGATTTTCAGCGAGCGCAGGCTTCCGTCGCTGGGCACCCGGAGTGCGAGCGCGTCGCTGTCCGGTGTGGTCTGCCCCAGCACTCGTCGTGCCGTGTCGAGGCTGTCGTGGTCGGCGAACCG comes from Saccharomonospora xinjiangensis XJ-54 and encodes:
- a CDS encoding SigE family RNA polymerase sigma factor, encoding MTNASSPWDGEFSRFFVERAQNLRATAYMLCGDWHRAEDITQAALTKLYVVWPKLAKHDALVSYARKVVIRTFLAENRRLWRRRERLTHDLPEQVAHEGETEQRMLVRAALSRVPPRQRAVLVLRYWEDLSVEQTAAVLGCSNGTVKSQTARGLAALRRALAQSEAAVPDGGEHCVRR
- a CDS encoding beta-N-acetylhexosaminidase, whose product is MTGVAVVLTTALAMTTATSATADPSSTGAATSAETALTDVVPAPVEVFPDAEAEYRLTPWTPIRTEPRSAEAHKVGLLLAESLRPATGYPLPVVPARSHKPSGISLLLDNVGDTLGREGYRIEVTDDGVTIRANTAAGLFAGTQTLRQLLPPDIEANARRTTAWTVPGGTIIDHPRFAYRGAMLDIARHFHTPDEIKSYIDELARFKINHLHLHLTDDQGWRIEIESWPRLTTVGGGPGTGVDGVGAGFLTKEQYSDIVAYAADRYITVVPEIDMPGHTNSALSTYAELNCDGIAPPPRTDMAVGYSSLCIGKEITYEFVEDVIREVSELTPGPYLHIGGDEAHVTTPEDYRLFMRRVLPIVEKYGKRPFGWNEIVRAEPATATVAQYWGTSTDNAELADAVARGHRVIMSPANKTYLDMKYNPDTPLGLSWAGYIEVRDSYEWNPGDHVTGVGEDAVLGVEAPLWSETLRSSDHIEYMAFPRLAAVAELAWSPQEARDWTAFRERLGKQAPRWEERGIDFYRSPEVPWQD
- a CDS encoding serine/threonine-protein kinase encodes the protein MESIASALLSFAYQLFQPGIWPGDWAWATSMAGALIGLFPVGAAVGVALMRKFTGNRYDGGALAALAVLGAVGMLLIPWFLTTGVSSVFRSVFRGDNAGLSGIEVSALRQDYGIGRQDAYLGGGQNIYETLFYPSGDVLSYGLSLVGLVGLPVLILLSVMLLGRIALRRGPKWPGRLLWVPFVVFVFVCAGVEANTAIHLWLGFLPATVLGVIPVALVGPPSWSTVENSDRRPDSAQSKHELPQQPVHVNPREPETPPTPPSTPPPPPPPPAKQYAPTSVAPAPEPSAELAAVPGPVPTPPGSSQQGSSRFRRVRRLGHGGFGTVWEAVDTQLGRTVALKIAHAPDPDTEERMQREARALAALSHPNCVRVYDLVTEPDGLALVMEYLQGQPLAEIVDNGGPLDDVAAGRLWATMASALAAAHSKGVLHRDIKPSNIIVDPDGVAHLIDFGIARSRGDSKLTATGMMVGTPDYVAPEAAAGAPASPASDAWQLAATVSYALTGQPPRGTRETPMAALMAAARAEAPTHLPRQSVHTRLLSASLDPQPRNRPTLNVVYREVEGWLSRAGTSSDGPVTKLVPRQQ
- a CDS encoding dolichyl-phosphate-mannose--protein mannosyltransferase, whose translation is MTALLTRSSAGGVGRAPQIMQPPSDREATLLGRPMPGDRIRALIVTVVLTAIGAFVRLVDLGVPTDKGTPVFDEKHYVPQAWQMLRNGGYEDNYGYELVVHPPLAKQLIAIGEWLFGYNGWGWRFSAAIAGALIVLITVRVARRLTRSTLLGAVAGVLVICDGVLHLQSRMGMLDIFIALFVLAAFACLLCDRDQVRQRLAVAVREGWIGTSPYGPRLGFRWWRFGAGVMLGLATAVKWSGAYWVIGFGLLCVAFDIAARRAAGVRRPWVGALRQDLLPAIWAIGVISLLVYLGSWWAWFASETATDRHYVEIEGVAAGPFGFVPDALRSLFLYTTNVLDFHSNLTTPEDDPHPWESKPWTWPMGLRPMLYYYESGKDVTGCGESQCVSATMLIGTPAMWWLSLPVLAWGLWRSVFRADWRYTAVLVGYLAGLLPWFLNLDRQMYYFYATPLAPFLALGLTLVLGQILGSARSGKERRGTGLLVLSLYVGLVVANFVWLWPILVGDPITNDRWQAELWLPSWR
- the rsmI gene encoding 16S rRNA (cytidine(1402)-2'-O)-methyltransferase; the protein is MTLVLAATPLGDSRDASPRLAEVLADADVVAAEDTRRFRALATALGVTPRGRVVSFYEDVESARLPKLMEALRDGRTVVLVTDAGMPSVSDPGYRLVAACVEEGVRVTCVPGPSAVTTALAVSGLPTERFCFEGFAPRKPGERARWLAELVNQPRTAVFFDSPHRLATTLAEAADVLGADRRAAVCRELTKTYEEVRRGGLGELAAWAADGVRGEITVVLQGAAPRKADLADLVAEVCSRVEAGERLKSAAGEVAEAAGVSKKELYDAVLKNRG
- a CDS encoding DMT family transporter, whose translation is MAWLVLVVSGVLETVWAAALEASRGFSRLRPSLLFLVALAASMAGLAYALRTIPVGTGYAVWVGIGAVGTALYGMVVLNEPASALRLVFLAMIVGGVVGLKFAG
- a CDS encoding aminodeoxychorismate synthase component I, yielding MPGVRVVRTALRAAPTEDAAVALLHRRAERLRLPPPAALCGEWFGSRAVIAPTVRVEPVSAERAFGTVADLPGVADAEPGTVGGGWFGYLSYDLTDPSGRQCALPRAAWGWADHVLRLDSDGRWWFEALLADGEPFPHGLAADLDETLGAALPTDLGWLPTTLPLPSRDEHRSAVVACVQAIGAGEVFQANICTRLTGEFAGCPAALFAEGVRRLGPARAAYLAGDWGAVVSMSPELFLARHGRQVRSSPIKGTRPRRGTHDDHLAAELRRSVKDVAENVMITDLVRNDLGRVCEVGSVHVPELLAVRPAPGVWHLDSTVEGVLTDGTDDATLLHATFPPGSVTGAPKLRALDLVAELEPRARGVYTGAIGAVSPVAGLELNVAIRTFEIAGGTARLGVGGGITADSDPDAEWEECLHKAAPLLRLLQTPHDRRAVLHRSSPGERAMAANPHCADTAGRSGIR
- a CDS encoding DUF4185 domain-containing protein; the encoded protein is MVGVSETTRIGLVTGAGSPGRTDERFGIHATDLGVCWESGDGRVLVAFGDTYGEGWGGSGPGPAQADWRRNVLACSTDRDLATGLRLDGVVARADGSAAQVLPSGRGREITTIPNSGIAVAGTQYLHYMSVRQWIRPGVWRTNHAGIAVSHDGGNTWSAPRGARWPNRWGGHRFQLGAFALADDHLYLLGTTNGRYGDAYLARADPTALPATRAFRYWTGSGWSTRWHAAAPVAAGPVGEMSLGFHRTLGRWLLMHLDETRRGIVLRSAARLTGPWTSGEVVVSGDEYPAVYGGYLHPWSLDGPDLYYLVSQWGPYNVYLTRSRLVLE